The following are encoded together in the Deltaproteobacteria bacterium genome:
- a CDS encoding ubiquinone/menaquinone biosynthesis methyltransferase, producing MEFNEHDIGSMFDSIAYRYDLLNHLLSGYTDVRWRKKAVRVSLDKGIRNILDVSTGTGDLAVAYKRAGYGYNIFGVDISMEMLKRASLKTTDTGFIKASALSLPFRDNTFDLLSCAFGIRNIYPRETGLKEFHRVLKPNGVLMILEFSMPAGFFGKVYKFYFENILQKIGAFFTKTGAYSYLTSSVEEFPDSKGFSKKIDSAGFKDTKVIPLTYGIATIYKAVNMP from the coding sequence ATGGAATTTAACGAGCATGACATAGGTAGTATGTTTGACAGCATTGCATACAGGTATGACCTGCTGAATCATCTTTTATCAGGTTATACGGATGTTAGATGGAGGAAAAAAGCTGTAAGGGTAAGCCTTGATAAGGGCATAAGAAATATACTTGACGTATCAACAGGTACAGGCGATCTGGCAGTTGCTTATAAAAGGGCTGGTTACGGATATAACATCTTTGGAGTAGATATAAGCATGGAGATGCTTAAAAGGGCAAGTTTAAAAACAACCGACACAGGATTTATAAAAGCCTCTGCCTTATCACTGCCTTTTCGGGATAATACGTTTGATCTTTTAAGCTGTGCATTCGGCATAAGAAACATATATCCAAGAGAAACCGGGCTAAAGGAGTTTCACAGGGTTTTAAAACCAAATGGTGTTTTGATGATACTTGAGTTCTCTATGCCGGCAGGGTTTTTCGGTAAGGTTTATAAATTCTATTTTGAAAACATTTTACAAAAGATCGGAGCATTTTTTACAAAGACCGGTGCTTATTCTTATCTAACAAGTTCTGTAGAAGAATTCCCTGATTCCAAAGGTTTTAGTAAGAAAATAGATTCGGCAGGTTTTAAAGATACAAAAGTTATACCATTGACTTACGGTATAGCTACAATATACAAAGCGGTAAATATGCCCTGA
- a CDS encoding ComF family protein: protein MSEKLRSNVSFPCKRESRENKNWISTFAGRTKNGFKNIMDIVLPHGCIGCGKEIVSYGLCEDCKKDVHYIKAPMCTKCGKPFHARSGISHLCMDCIKNKNEFTLSRSVFVYSGLIAELIIRFKFKDNVNLTSMFVDEMERLYNKDFKQSEIEALIPVPLFIKRLKQRTYNQSQLLTQGLSKRIGILYRINVLEKIKNTPPQSGLKGLERIDNVKGAYKTKDTANLKGKNVLLIDDVITTGSTIRACVSALKRSGIKQVYVMSIALVV, encoded by the coding sequence GTGAGCGAAAAACTGCGTTCTAACGTCTCATTTCCGTGCAAACGGGAATCCAGAGAAAACAAAAACTGGATTTCCACTTTTGCGGGAAGAACAAAGAATGGTTTTAAGAATATAATGGACATTGTTTTGCCGCACGGATGTATAGGATGCGGCAAAGAGATTGTATCTTATGGATTATGTGAAGACTGCAAAAAAGACGTACACTATATAAAAGCTCCCATGTGTACGAAATGCGGTAAACCTTTCCATGCCCGCAGCGGTATATCACATTTATGTATGGATTGTATTAAAAATAAAAATGAGTTTACTTTATCAAGATCCGTTTTTGTGTACAGTGGTCTGATAGCTGAACTTATCATAAGATTCAAATTCAAGGACAATGTTAATTTAACTTCCATGTTTGTTGACGAGATGGAAAGGCTTTACAATAAAGACTTTAAACAATCAGAGATAGAAGCACTGATACCCGTACCATTGTTTATAAAAAGACTCAAACAGAGAACTTATAATCAATCGCAACTGCTCACACAAGGACTTTCAAAAAGGATTGGTATTCTTTACCGCATAAACGTACTTGAGAAGATCAAGAATACACCGCCGCAGTCTGGGCTTAAAGGGCTTGAACGCATAGATAATGTGAAAGGCGCTTACAAAACAAAAGATACTGCAAATCTAAAGGGCAAAAATGTTTTATTGATAGATGACGTGATCACAACAGGCTCTACAATAAGGGCTTGTGTATCTGCCCTTAAAAGGTCGGGAATTAAACAGGTCTATGTAATGTCAATTGCTCTGGTTGTATAA
- a CDS encoding acyl-CoA dehydrogenase family protein encodes MRNHYFTEEHELFRKSVRDIVTKELIPHANEWEESEDYPKEIFKRFGDLNFLGIRYPENYGGMGLDIFYDIVFYEELYRSRMAGLCLDVMVQTDMSTPVLFKYGTEEQKTKYLTKAIKGEAVFAIGYTEPNAGSDVAGIRSTAKKVEGGYVINGSKIFITNGTWADYIILAAKTDLNKGYKGITLFLFDTKTKGFTVGRKLKKLGHNTSHTAELFFDDCFVPENMVIGEVNKGFYYIMSGFQTERLMGSIGVLALAQVAFEDAKNYAKERNAFGKPISQHQAIAHKLVDMATQLEAARQLTYNSAWMLDHGEDVTKEVSMTKLFACEVANKVTYDAIQVFGGYGYMEEYPVARAYRDARMFTIGAGTSEIMKEIVAKKLGLY; translated from the coding sequence ATGAGAAACCATTATTTTACAGAAGAACACGAATTGTTTAGAAAAAGTGTAAGGGATATTGTCACAAAAGAACTGATCCCTCATGCAAATGAATGGGAAGAGTCGGAAGATTATCCTAAAGAAATATTCAAGAGATTCGGAGATTTAAACTTTCTCGGGATACGTTACCCTGAGAATTACGGGGGGATGGGTTTAGATATATTCTATGATATAGTATTTTATGAAGAGCTTTATAGATCAAGAATGGCCGGTTTGTGTCTTGATGTTATGGTTCAAACGGATATGTCAACACCTGTACTTTTTAAGTATGGAACAGAAGAACAAAAAACCAAATACCTTACGAAAGCCATAAAAGGTGAGGCAGTTTTTGCAATAGGCTATACAGAACCAAATGCCGGTTCCGATGTTGCAGGGATTAGAAGTACTGCTAAAAAGGTTGAAGGCGGATATGTGATAAATGGCTCAAAGATCTTTATAACAAACGGCACATGGGCTGATTACATAATACTTGCTGCAAAAACAGACTTGAACAAAGGGTATAAAGGTATAACCCTTTTCTTATTTGATACAAAAACAAAAGGCTTCACAGTCGGAAGAAAGTTAAAAAAACTCGGTCACAATACATCTCATACGGCGGAGTTGTTTTTTGATGACTGTTTTGTGCCTGAAAACATGGTTATTGGTGAGGTAAACAAGGGATTTTATTATATAATGAGTGGATTTCAGACAGAAAGGCTTATGGGTTCTATTGGCGTTCTTGCGCTTGCACAGGTAGCATTTGAAGATGCGAAGAACTACGCTAAGGAAAGGAACGCTTTTGGAAAGCCAATATCCCAGCATCAGGCTATAGCGCATAAGCTTGTCGATATGGCGACGCAGCTTGAAGCTGCAAGACAGCTTACCTATAATTCTGCATGGATGCTTGATCATGGTGAGGATGTTACAAAGGAGGTATCGATGACAAAACTTTTCGCATGTGAGGTTGCGAATAAAGTTACATACGACGCAATACAGGTTTTCGGCGGATACGGATACATGGAGGAATACCCTGTTGCAAGAGCTTATAGAGATGCAAGGATGTTTACAATAGGTGCGGGTACATCTGAAATAATGAAGGAGATCGTGGCAAAAAAGTTAGGACTTTATTAG
- a CDS encoding TlyA family RNA methyltransferase, protein MKTRLDQIILDKGLAQSIDLARAYIMEGRVKINGVVADKQGYYVSKSDQITITEEGRYVSRGGYKLEGALHNFGIDVNGLIAMDIGASTGGFTDCLLQHGAQKVYAIDVGYGLTDYKLRKDARVILMERVNFRHFYTSVLALQIDIATIDVSFISLELILPNVSQCVKENGTVLALIKPQFELDKKDVDKGGVIKSPEKHKKAATKISDLSLKLGFRIIDIAPAIIKGTGGNQEFFIHLKK, encoded by the coding sequence ATGAAAACAAGGCTTGATCAGATAATACTTGATAAGGGCTTAGCTCAATCAATTGATCTTGCAAGAGCTTATATTATGGAGGGAAGGGTCAAGATAAACGGAGTTGTTGCCGATAAACAAGGTTATTATGTTTCAAAATCCGACCAAATTACTATAACTGAAGAAGGAAGGTATGTGAGCAGGGGCGGATACAAGCTTGAGGGTGCACTACATAATTTTGGCATAGACGTTAATGGACTAATAGCAATGGATATAGGTGCATCTACGGGGGGATTCACGGATTGTCTGCTTCAACATGGGGCACAAAAAGTTTACGCAATTGATGTTGGATACGGGCTTACAGATTACAAGCTCAGGAAAGATGCCCGCGTTATCCTTATGGAGAGAGTTAATTTCAGGCACTTTTACACATCGGTACTGGCACTACAGATAGATATAGCAACTATTGATGTCTCGTTCATATCTTTGGAGCTTATACTCCCCAATGTAAGTCAATGTGTAAAAGAAAATGGCACCGTACTTGCATTGATAAAACCTCAATTTGAACTTGATAAGAAGGATGTCGATAAAGGCGGGGTTATAAAATCGCCTGAAAAGCATAAAAAGGCTGCAACAAAGATAAGCGATCTAAGCCTAAAACTCGGCTTCAGGATTATCGATATTGCCCCTGCAATTATAAAGGGTACAGGAGGTAATCAGGAATTTTTTATACATCTGAAAAAATAA